CCTCGACAGCTCTGCAGCCCATCGAAACTCACACACCCATCTCAAAAATGCTTAACGTACTTCTCCAACGGTTCGATCACAGAGATCAACACCTCTTGAACGAACTCGGCTTTCCCCAGGTCTGGTGTGGCGACAAAGTTGACACCGACACACCTCGCAATGACGTCCGCCAGCTCCGGCCCATGTATCatttccacctcctcctgccacTCCTGCGCCGCCCGCCAATGTGTCCAATCATTCACCGACCCATCGGAGTTACAGTGAGCTTTGTAGTAGGGTTGGTCTTCGATGCGTTCCTGaaagaggagctggaggagagtCGTTCCAAGTGTGAAAATAGTCATCTGTGCGTGTTCTCTGGAGTTGGCCACTTGTCGCTCCAGTGCCGAGCGGATAGAAGCGTGGTGGAAGTAAACCGTGGGGGGTGTATTTCTGACTACCTGGACATCGCGATCATCCCAGGCTTGGGGGATCCAGGCGGATGTTCCCAGTCCGAGAATGGTGTAGGCAAGCTTGATGCCTATGCGAATACGCTcgctgagaagaagggaggcTGACTTGCGAAAGTCCACTAGTGTTTGTATACTTGACTTTAATGAGGATCCTGTCTCACTTGGATGTTGTCGTTTAGCACTTAGAGTGATTGTGTTGTCCTCATAGTGAATGGTGTCTCCATGTTGCTCCAGCACAGATATGGGATTTTTCAGGAGGTTGCAACCAACTCGGAGTTTCTTTGGGACAGGCGATGCTGCCTCAGGAAGTTTGGGTACTGCATGGCGTTGTGCCGAATCTGGTTTTGCAAGCTTTGCCGTTTTCCTAGGCATCCAGATGGGGTCTATGATGGATTGACGTGGATTTACCGCGGTTTGGAAGCTCGAGAGTGCGAGCACCGTGGAATTCTGCTGTTTCCCTGCCTTGATATGCATCTCGAACCCGGCATCCAGCCGTATACGAGCGGTTAGGTCTGCCACCTGATCGAACAAGGGCTC
This window of the Podospora pseudoanserina strain CBS 124.78 chromosome 3, whole genome shotgun sequence genome carries:
- a CDS encoding hypothetical protein (EggNog:ENOG503PV65) codes for the protein MSGLEVAGVVLSTFPLIIDGGKLVRGYLQMTKFWWKFSSQFPDFISAVEDELIAFRQNVELVLRPLALDAATESDLLNNAHSRGWHDSKLRSMLKARLGREKLVWFMEKLRRLNQILEEICTLLMPIQDGKIHIPRSGTVDFAILRLAVSFTKKRDLMKEVTTINTQISRFLEADLRIAQATLLAPAIMGKEEWKACLAATAPYFDMQSKTAQLYRAFRPESWLCRCQTLHSCGIATVWSDHHAKQSGRGAIDLFLGSNEPPNMPVEVGVEVSAGVDSTCDGSGNAEPLFDQVADLTARIRLDAGFEMHIKAGKQQNSTVLALSSFQTAVNPRQSIIDPIWMPRKTAKLAKPDSAQRHAVPKLPEAASPVPKKLRVGCNLLKNPISVLEQHGDTIHYEDNTITLSAKRQHPSETGSSLKSSIQTLVDFRKSASLLLSERIRIGIKLAYTILGLGTSAWIPQAWDDRDVQVVRNTPPTVYFHHASIRSALERQVANSREHAQMTIFTLGTTLLQLLFQERIEDQPYYKAHCNSDGSVNDWTHWRAAQEWQEEVEMIHGPELADVIARCVGVNFVATPDLGKAEFVQEVLISVIEPLEKYVKHF